TGATTTTGTAAAGTGTTAGAAACCCTTATCTGAAGGCAATCAGTGGGTTTCCAACGCTTTATTTTTTTGTTTTGACTGCATTTTGACTGCATTTAGTCACTCATGACCTTCGCAAACACATTTGGAACCTCTTTTTCCATCTTTTTTGTAACATGAGAGTAGAGGTCTAACGTCACTTGAATTGATGAGTGGCCTAAGCGTTCCGAGATTACTTTAGGACTTACTCCAGCTTCAAGAAGTAGGGTTGCGTGAGTATGCCGGAAACCGTGGATAGTAATTTCTCGTAGTTTGTTTTTGTTAATAGTTTGAAGCATCCAAGTTCTTGGTTTGGAAAGTTGAATAAAAGAGTTGCTTTCTTGGCCAGAAAATACTAATTGATTTGGTTCCAAAGTGTTATGGCCAAACTGAAGCATAAGTGCCTTTTGTTCTACTCTCCATCTTTTTAGAATAGCAAGAGTTTGATCGTCCAATGCAACCGAACGATTAGAATGTTTTGTCTTTGGTGTTTCTAAATAGAGACGTTTATTTTTTCCTCTAGCGAGTGTTTGTCGTATATGAATACATTTGTTCTCAAAATCAACCGAGCGCCATTCTAAGCTTGCTGGTATAAATAAGAGCACTGGCTACAAATATCTGAAGGATGCTCATTTTATGGCTGAATACAGAGCTTTGAGACGAGAAGCTATGCAACAGTCACCGCTAACTACAGAAGGCCTCGGAAGAAGCTGTGGCTGTTTTAAAAGAGGTCATGCTGGACAAAGAAGCGGCTCCGAATGCCCGAGTTCAGTCAGCGAAGAATGTGCTGGACATTGCTTATAGGTCGATTGAGCTGAATGACATCCAGGAACAGCTGGACGAGCTGAAGCATACAGTGGGGGAAGCCTATGAAAAGGAATAGCAGTCTTCAAAGGCAGATTGAAGTCCTCCGTGGACAAGTGAACCACTGCTTTTCGCAAACGTGTGTTTATCCTTAAACGTTTCTACGGGTTGAATGCTGCTCAGATTTCTAAGCAAGTTGGGAAGTGGGGGAAGGTGATCACTGAGGAAGTAGATGTTGCAGCAGTTGCCTTCTGTCAGTCTCTGGGGATTCTGGAATAGATAGCTGTTGTTTGATATAATAAGTTGTCGGAAATATTACTTAGCGGTTGGAGGTGGCGGAGGCTTCGTGCTTCCGCTTTCTGCTATTCTAGGAAGGAGCCAGTGTGATGAATCTTAGACCATATTTTGAAAAGAATGTACGGATTGTTTATAAAGATGGCGAGGTAATTACCGGTTTCGTGAAGACTTACACCCCTGCAATTGATACCGAGGAAGAACTTTATGATGAGATTGCCTTGATTGGTACAAAGTACGGGGGCTTAAACGAAGTTGGCGAAGAGGAGATAGAATCCATTGAGATCATTGAATAGCTCTTTTGACGAATTTACGTTCGCCTGTTATCAGTGGTTTGTGGTATAATTTTGTCATAATCCTTTTAGATTATATCCGTTTGGTGGGCTTGGGAAACGCTTGTTTTCTAAGCTCACTTTTGATTTAATTGTGTTAACGGATATAAATAGCAGAAAGAAGGATTATGATGACATTAATTATTTCTAAAATGATTGTTCATAAACTAAATATCAACAATTTACGCCCTGTTTTGAATGATACATGCATTGATTTAAGTAATAAGGACTTGCAAGAAGCATTACCTTTTTTTCAAAAACATATTATAAATTCTAGAAAACAAGGGGCTATGAAAAGATGTCAGTTTGCAGATATTGAAGACAATTCAATTCGAAAATCCATGACTAAAATTATCGAAGCTCAAGATACTGATGAGCTTGATGGAATATTTATTGAAGAATCACGCTGGCTAACACAAAGATTGGCGGAGCGAATAAGACACTCATCATCTCGAAGTGATGGATCTCTTTTTGTGATACTGTACCAAGATAATGAAAAGAAATTTGTTGGGTTACTTAAGATGGATCCAAATGATGGTGTTCAAGTAAATGCCGATCTATCGATTACGGTACGGAGAGATATGCTGCCTTCGATTAATGAAAAGCTTCATAAATCGGCATTGATTGAGCTTAAAGAATATAGGGAAAATGAATTTCATCTGTTTGTTTTAGATAAGCAAAAAGGGATTAACGAGGCACGGTATTTTATGGAGTATTTTTTAAATGCCAAAGAATTATCCTCAGATAAAAACATGACCAAGTTTATTCAAAGCGAAATTGTCAACTCCTTTGATCAGTTAATAGAAATAGCATCTAAACCTAAATTAAATAGTGAATTGAGAAAGCGATTTTTGGAACAAGATAAGTTTGATATTGATACCGATTTAGAGCCTATTCTCAGACCACTATTGAAAGAGCCTTTTAGAAATCTTGACCTAGCAGAGAGCATAAGTGATTTTAAGGACAAGATACTACAAGTGTATCCAGATGCTCAGTTCACTTTTGTTCCGGATGAAGGAGTTGTAAAAGAAGTGATTTTTAGGACACCTAACAAAAATGTGGAATTTAGATTTTCTCCTACTCTTACATTTGAAGATGATTACTTTATTGAACCACGGCCAAACGGTGATGTTATAGTAACTTTGAAAAATGGAATTGGAAGCGAATTAGAACAAGTCCACACTAGGAGGTAGTAAAAATGCAAAATCAGATACTTAATTTTGTTGAAAAATATAACGATAAAGTTGTAACTGATGTTGCTCGTAGGATGGAATTGAGATTCATTGTTCCGGTTAATGAATTAGATAGTATTGACTTCTTAAACAAATCAGAGATCGTTAGCAACTCATTTATTTATGACTCTCTCGATCCTTTCGTTGGAAATGTAGCAGAGTTTATCAAATCGTTTGGAGACAACGGCTACAAAGAAGTCAGCAAGGAAGTACAAGTGACTGTGACAATAAAAAAGGACAAAATAGAATTCGATTTGATAGACAATTTTTACTTTTTCTTAAATCATGCTAATTTCTTTTCCGCTATTCCGGATGTTAAGGTTAATAATTCTTCAAAAAAATTAATTGTGCTATTAGTTGGAGAGAACTTGGAGTTTGAATCAAAATTTATTCATATATTTAATTTTGAACAATTCTCCAAAAATCTTACGACTGCGTTTAATGATGATATTGATGAGGAAGAACTCTCTGAATTGGAGGTTCTTAATTCAGTTTTCAAGAATAAAAAGTTAAATAATTATTTAGATTATCCGATATCTTGGATATCTATATCGGATAATACGCAGGCTAGGCCTTTATTTAAACATGCTGTGTTAGAAACTTTTTTTTCAATTGTAAGCAATACAGTAGTTTCTAAAACTAAATTCATAATTCGTGGTTATAAAACCGTTCATTTGGATATTTCTGGTAAAAAAGAAGTATCTGGAGAAGTTTGTAATATTATTGGAGAATTAATGAAGTTTATAATAGATAAACAGAGAAACCATGATAAGCTATTACTTTTAAGAAATACATGTACTTTGTATATGGATAGTGACGAAGATATTGCTGGTTTAGAAAAGAAAATTTTTGAGATAAAGAAGAATGTAGAATATAACTTTAATGCTTATATCCAAGACAAAATAAAAATATTTTTGGATCAAAAAAATCAGCTGCTACAAGAGTTTATTAGTACAACAAAAAAAATTGAGGAGCTTACTAATTCGCTAGTCAGTCAAATACGAACCGTCTTATTGAGCCTGTTAGGAACTATTTTTATTGGTTTAATAAAGGATATAAATAATAGTAAGTCTTCCGCAATGCTAAATTTAGTTTTACTGAGTTATATATTTTTCTTTGTTATACAATTAATTATTGTTATATATCAAAATCAGCAGCAACAGTCTTTGTTGAACAGTTTGAAAAGATACACTGAAGAATTTGGAAAAATAGAGACCAGTATAGAAAATGATTATTCTTTTTCAAGCCTAAAAAAAAGATATTTGGATAAATCAGTAGGCATTTATAATACTTATAGATGTTGGACTATCGTCCTTATGAGTGTACTTATTGTTTTGTTTGTATTATTATTTTTTTCAAATAGGTTTGTTAAATTTTCAATACCAAAAGATATAATAAAGACAATAATTGGATACTAAAATGAAATTAAAAACCGTCCACAAAGTGAACGGCCGCCCCACGTTAGATGAGAAATTTTGACTGCAAATTGACTGCATTAAAAATAATTATGTGAAATTACATGAGAGTATCTCGGATAAATTAAGTTTGAAAAGCGCATTTTAACAATCAGAAAAAGTGCTTAAATACAGCTCTTAATCTCGTACTCTCCTTAAAGATTACGCTAGGCAAAAGTTATTTTGACTTTTGCCTAGCGTTTTTTGTCGTAAGATATGTTTATATAGTTTTTTACTGACTATAATCTTTTGCAAGCTTTTATTTGAACGTGTTAGGGTGGTTGATTAAAACAAATGCTTTCCCAAAAGTGTTTGTGATATGCTTGCTTTTTAGTACCGTTTTTCAAAATAACAAATCAGATGGAAATTATAGTTTTAGTGTAGCAACTTGTTTTTTATTTAATTATTTGTGATGAGGAATTAGAGAGCTATTTGCTCCTTTTTTTCGTTGCTTTATGTAAAATTTTTTTACGATTTTTTTTATTTTTACTTTTTTTGAAATAAGGTTGTTGGTAATTTATTTGCGATTGATTAAAAAAGTGTTAAAATAAAAATAGAAAAAGTGGGATGAAATAATCAAGGAGGGATTAAAATGAATCACAAAGAAAATCAGATAGAAACGGATTTGACGAAAGAAGATTTGCGATATTTTAATGCTTTTGCCAATGTTCCGCTATCGCAAGCAGAGTATTCAGATTTTAAACAGCTTAAAGACGCCATTACAGGAAATGAAGAGAGAATTGTGGTGAAAGGAAAACTTGCATTTATGTTGCTAATTAGTGTTGTGCCATTATTTCCATTTATTAAAGCATCTAAAATGATTACTTCTGTGTTGCAATCTGGAGATGACTGCAATAGTGCCGAGCTGTTGATGAAGTTAGCTAAACGTAACAATGATGCTCACGGCATAGCTAAAGAGATGTACACCAGTTTGGCTTTGGTGGGAAATGCAGTGATTCGTTTGGGTGGGCAGACGGTTAACGTCTTAGCCCACGAATACGATTTGACATACAGTGGTGATATACAACAACGAGATTTCAAATTTATTTTTGAATTAAAACCTGTTGCTGCAGAGATTTGAAGTGGTAAATGAAGTGAATTTGAAATGAAAGACTTAAATGAGAAGTGATAGTTTTTATACCGCACACATTTTTTCGTGCATGGCGGGAAAATAAAACTTTAACCAAACTCATTTTGGTCTTTTTTTATTTCACTAAAAGTGTTAGATATCTATATAATAGAAAGAAAACAGGAGGCAATTATGCGTAGAAAAGATCGCGAAGTTACAGAAGTAGCAACAATAAAGCAAATAGTGGCCCAATGTTTGGTTTTACGTTTGGCAATGACGCAAGCAGACTACCCTTATATTGTGCCCGTTAATTTTGGTTATGAATGGTCAGGAGAAAATGATTTGACGCTTTTTATTCATGGTGCAAAGACAGGGCTAAAATTGGCGTTGCTGGCTAAAAATAATAAGATTGGTTTTGAAATGGACTGTGGGCAGCAACTGCTCATAGATGAAAAAAAACAATCCTATTCTTATGCCTACCAAAGCATAATTGGGACCGGAGAGGCATTGATTTTAACCGATGAAAAGAAAAAGAGAGCGGCGTTACAAAAAATTGTCACGCATTATGACCCAAAAAAAGAAGTGGTAATCTCTAACAAAGCGCTAAATGCCACAGCGGTGATTGCAATTAAAGTCAATAGCTTGACTGCAAAAGTCCACACGCCATAAGTGTGGAAAAAAGCAATAAAGTTAGTAGAAAATACATGCTGCTTTTAAGACAGCGGGCTAATTTTTTATAAAATATTAAGAGAAAGTAAAAAACTTTTTTGGATAAAAGGGCATTTGGTAAATTCAGTCGTAGGATTATTAATTTTATGTTATGATAAGTCCTGGTTTGTAGAAAATGAAATTTTAATAATAGGACGTGAAAATATGTGTGGCATTGTCGGCTTTGTGAATAGCAAGGATCAAAAACAAGAAATTATTGAAGATATGATGGATCGCATCGTCCACCGTGGTCCTAATAGTTCTGGTAAATATACAGATAAAAATGTAGCGTTGGGATTTCGTCGGTTGTCAATTATTGACTTAGAGGGCGGCTCACAGCCTATTTATAATGAAGATCGTAGCAAGGTTATTATCTTTAATGGTGAAATTTACAATTTTCAACCTTTGAGAGAACAATTAATTGCCGCTGGACACGTTTTTTCTACACATGCAGATACAGAAGTATTATTGCATGGTTACGAAGAATGGGGTGCTGAACTTTTACAAAAAGTACGGGGAATGTTCGCTTTTGCCATTTGGGATATTGAAAAACAAGAATTATTTGGTGCCCGCGATCATTTTGGGATTAAACCGTATTATTATGCTGAAATGAATGGTACGTTTATGTTTGGTTCAGAAATCAAGAGCTTTTTACCTCATCCAGATTTCAACAAAGAACTAAATACAGCCGCTTTAAAACCTTATATGACTTTCCAATATTCACCATTAAACGGTGAAACATTCTTTAAAAATGTTTACCGTTTACCAGAAGGACATTATTATACGTATAAAGACGGTAAACTAACAATTAAAGAATATTGGGATGCTGACTTTACGAAAAAAGATGACCATTCAAAAGAAGAATGGGTAGAAGAAATTGATAAGACAGTTGAAGCTTCAATTGCTGCTCACCGGATTGCCGATGTTGAAGTGGGAGCCTTTTTATCGAGTGGGGTTGACTCAAGTTATGTGACTTCGGTTTTACGTCCGGATCATTCCTTTTCGATTGGGTTTGATGACAAGACCTATAACGAAGCGATTGAAGCACGCAAGTTAACCAAAATGTTGGACTTAAACAATACAGCAGCTGTTATTGATGGCGATATGTCCTTTAAGGCATTTCCATTAATTCAATATCATCTAGATGAACCAGATTCCAACCCATCTTGTGTACCCCTTTATTTCTTGGCGAACCTAGCTTCACAATCTGTTCGGGTAGTACAATCAGGGGAAGGAGCAGATGAATTATTTGCCGGTTACCAAACATATGGTTTCCATACCAATTCTAAAATGGTACGCGTTTTTGCCCAAGGATTAAAAAAATTACCAAAAGGGATGCGCTATTCTATTGGTCGCAAGTTTGGGAAAATGAGTAATTTCCATGGTCGCATTCATTTGTATGAAGCAACCGCACCAGCACGCGATTTCTTTATTGGCCATGCTAAAGTTTTTGAAGAACAAGAAGCGGCTAGCTACTTGCAGCCAGAATTTCAAAATGCGCCTTCTGTCAAAGAAATTATGAATCCTCACTTTGATCAAACAAAAGGAATTGAAAGTGAAGTTAATAAAATGCAATACGTGGATGTCCACCAATGGATGCCAAAAGATATTTTATTAAAGGCAGACAAACTTTCTATGGCCAGCTCCCTTGAATTACGAGTGCCACTGTTGGATATCGAAGTGATGAAATTAGCACAACGCATTCCTGCAAAATATGTAATGAATCAAAACAATACTAAGGATGCTTTCCGCCAAGCAGCTAATCGTCACTTGCCAGAAGAATGGGCAAATCGGGAAAAATTAGGTTTTCCTGTGCCAATTAAAGCTTGGTTAAAAGAAGATCATGGTTATGAAGAAGTTAAAGCGTTGTTTACGGCTGATTTTGCTAAACAATTCTTTGATCAAACAAAAATCATGAAATTATTAGACGATCATCACGAAGGTAAAGCCGAAGTACAACGTAAAATTTGGACAATCTTTACTTTCCTAACTTGGTATAAAGTTTACTTTATCGATGAAGAAATTCCTACCGCAAAAGCAATTACTTACGAAACACTATAATGAAAAAACCAAACGTAAAACTTTTCAAAAGGCGCGTCTAAAAGTCCAACTTTTAGGCGTTGCCACTTGAAAGGTCAAGCGTTTGGTTTTTTTATCTGACAGATTTGCAAATTTTTGCTTATGACTTATGGCTAGGGAGTCCCTTAACTTTTCTAATTGTGATAAAGCTTAAGAGCGGTCGCAAAGTTTTTTATTTTAAAGGCGCATCACTTATACCGATATCGACAACGTGCAAATTACCACAGGCGTTACTTCCTGGTGAGACGGTGAAGCCAGTTTTCTTAAATTGAAAGGTGATTGTTGTGTCCGCACGAATAAATGCACCTAGGGAGCTACCTGTTGAAGCATCAATGCCAGAAGGGACATCAATGGCTACGATGGGTAATTTGCTGTTGTTTATTTGCACGATAACATTTTTTGCCTTTGTGCTTAGCTCGCCTGTAGCGCCAATCCCTAAGAAACTATCGATGATGATTGTAAAACCTAAGAAAGTTTCTAAGTGGTGTAAAATAGGAATTTGATAATATTGGCAAATATTATATTGTTGTCGGCATTCTTTTGTTAGATGATCTGAATTTCCGGCGAAATAAATCGTAACATTTTTGCCGGCAAGGTGAAGTAATCGCGCAAGTGCAAAACCATCGCCGCCATTATTGCCACTGCCACAGAGTATGAGAATTTGCGAAAGGTCATTCTTTTCATTTGTTAGTTTTGCAAAGACTGCCAATGCGGCTTTTTCCATGAGGACCATGCTAGGAATACCGATCGTATCAATGGTGTATTGCTCACAGGTCTTCATTTGTTGTACGTTCACTAATTGGGTCATAGTAATTCCTCCTACTTTTTATCCTTTAGCTAGATTGTAACGAAAACGTGGCTTTTTTACCAAAGAAGTCCTTATAAGCGCCGCTTTCTAAAAATAGCTAAACTTAAGCCAATAAATAAAAGGATAAGGAGAATAGCCAGCATAACACCAGGCCAATAGGGGGTAAAATCACTTTTACCGGTCAACCAATTAAGAGAATTAGTACCCAAGATAAAAGGATTGTAATGGTCTATTTTCTTAAAGATACCACTCAAACTACTAATTAAATAAAAGACTGCGACGATCAAAAGACTTTGGCCCATATTTTTGGCCAAGCTAGAGGCGAAAATAGTAGCGGTTAAAATGATGCTGCCATATAGCCAAAAACCAAAAAGTGGTAACAAAAGATGCGGGCTTTTGCCATCATTAAAATAATATGCAGTGTAGCCCAGATTGGTCACAAACGACAGAAAAAGCGTAAAAGTCCAAATAAAAAAGAGATATAGTGCTTTACTTATTACCAAAACAGAACGGGATAATCCTTTTGTGATAAAAGGAATAAGCGTGCCTTTTTCAACTTCAGTACTGATTATACCCGTTGATAATAAGACGATTGCCAATAAAAGAAATTGTGGCAAATTTTTATAATACTGTGTCCAACTATCAATAGAAGTAGATGCAGGTAAGGTGATAGTCATTTTTTCTGGTAGTAATGAAGCCATCATATCTGGCATAATTTTGGCTAAAAAAGGCGATAAAATACCAACAGCAAGAGCAATGATAAATAAAATCGGAATTTTTTTAGTCCGCCAATTAGCAAAAAATTCTTTAGCCAGGAAAAGTTGGAGTTGTTTCATTTTGTCACCACCTTTAAAAATATAGCTTCTAATGTTGGCTCGACTAGTTTAAATTCCAACGGCACTAGGTTTAATGTAGCGACTCTTTTGATAATTTGTAAGCCTAAATCTTCTTGCGGTAAACTTGGTAGGACGAGTTTTTGCGCGACTTGCTGCCAGTCTTGTGGATTTTGCTTTAAAAAAAGAGCCGTATCAGCGGGACTTTCAAAGCGTAATTCATAGTGATTAGGCTGAGCTGTTTTAATTTCTGCTAGTGGGCCAGTTAATTGGATTTTTCCGTCATTTAAAATGGCCACATGATCACATATGGCTTCTACATCAGCTAAAATATGAGAAGAAAATAAAACTGTGGTTTCATTTTTTAAACTTGCTAGAATGTCTAATACTTCTTTGCGTCCTAATGGATCGAGGGCGGAAGTTGGTTCATCACAGATTAATAACTGCGGTTCATTTAAGAGAGCTTGGGCTAAACCTAAGCGCTGTTTCATTCCCCGTGAGAAGCCACTAATTTTTTGATTTGTTGTTTGTAAACCAACTTTTGTTAGTAAGGAGGGGATTTTCAGCTGCAGTTCACTTTTTGACATACCGCTCGTACGACCGCATAAACTTAAATATTCTGTAGCCGTGAGGTAATCATAAAATGCGGGCACATCGGGAAGGTAGCCGATTTTTTGATTGGTTGTGGTATCGCCGTATTTTACTGTCTGTCCGGCAATAGTAACAGAACCACTATCAGCAGCTAAAAGTCCTAAAATAATCTTCATCGTGGTTGTTTTTCCGGCCCCGTTTTCACCAACAAAGCCAAAAATACTGCCTTTGGGGATGGTGAAGCTTAAATTATCAAGAATAAGGTTACTACCAAATTGTTTTTTTACATTTTGCAGGGTTAACATGGAAGTCATTTAATCTTCTCCTTTACCAAAAGCAAAATAGACAATCGGTCCGATAAAAGAAAATACAGCACAAATAATAATCCAAACAATTCGATTACCAAATTTGTAGTGGGGATGTTTTAATACGTCGATAATAGCGTAAATTGCCAGGCCAAGTTGTAAAATAATCAGTGGTATTAAAATAGGTAAATATTCGTGGACATTTAATTGCATGTAAATCACTCCTTATTTAGTTAGATTATTTTAATTGTATAGTTTGTATTAATAATTATAATACAAACTATACAAAGCTGCAAAGAAAAAAGGTTGGGAATTCTCATTCTGAAAATTCCCAACCTTTTTTTCTCTAGAAGTCTTAAATAGCAAGGTATTTTTCCAAATAATCTGCTAAACCATCTTCATCATTACTTTTAGTTGTAATATCATTGCTAATTGCTTTTGCTTCAGGACTCGCATTTTTCATTGCGACGCCCCAACCTGCGTAATCAAGCATCTCCAAGTCATTATGCTCATCGCCAAACGCGATGATATCTTTTCGATCGATTGCCATAGAATCAGCGATAATTTCAACACCCCGCGCTTTTTGAATTCCTTTGGCTACGATTTCCAAAATTGCATTAGGACCACCCCAAGTTCTAACGTCAATGTAGTCAGAAAACTGCGCTTTTAAGGTATCTGAAACCGTTTGTGCCAATTCAGTTTTGGTTTGAATCAACATCGAAGTTGGATTTGATTTTAGATTTTCTAACAAATTATCAGGGGTTGGTTTCTGATTATCAAAGAGATATTCACTGCCAAAATCCAAACGATCGACGTAGAATGTATCGCGATTTTCAGCGGCAACAAAATCTAATTGAAGATCATTTTTTTGTTTTAAAATTTCAAAGACAATATCGCGGCTAAAGAGTGTTTCAGATTCTGCAGCCCACTTTGTATAAGGCACGTGGACTAAAGCACCATTAAAATTAACCATTGGCGTATTTAAAGCCAATTGGTGATAAAACTTCTCACTAATGCGAAATGGGCGACCAGTCGCAATGCTGACGATGTGGCCAGTTGCCATCGCTTTTTTTAAAACAGCTTCAGTTTTAGGACTAATTTGGGATTTAGCGTTTAAAGTTGTACCATCTAGGTCAATGGCAATTAGTTTTTTATTCATATATATTCTCCCCTCGTATAAAAGATACGCTGTTTTAGTTTAACATATTTTATATTTTTCACAAGCGGACTGGTTCATAACAAAGATACCTTTAAAAAAAATTAGCGAAGTGAAATAAAGGAGTAGATAATTCGTTTTCATAGTAAAACACGAACATTATCAAGGCGCTGATCAAAAAACATCGAGAAAAAGATTGTTTTATTTTTGCTGAGAAATTATAATCAGTCTTTGTTGGATGATAAATCCGAAATATGCCCTTATTCTTTTGTAGGAGTGAACATTTTAATGGAAAAGTTTTTTAAATTGAAGGAAAGTAACACAAATGTTTCAACGGAATTTGTCGCAGGTTTAACGACTTTCTTTGCGATGAGTTATATTTTATTCGTAAATCCGACGATTCTATCAGCTTCTGGTATGCCGTTTCAAGCGGTGTTCCTTGCGACAATTATTGCGTCAGTAATTGGAACTTTAGTAATGGGACTTTTTGCCAATGTGCCATATGCACAAGCACCTGGGATGGGGCTTAACGCCTTTTTCACTTTCACGGTTGTTTTTGGCCTTGGTTACACGTGGCAACAAGCCTTGGCGATGGTCTTTATTTGCGGCTTGATTAATATTTTTATTACGATTACCAAAATTCGTAAAATGATTATCCACGCAATTCCAGAAAGTATGCAGCATGCTATTGGTGGCGGAATCGGGATTTTCGTTGCCTATGTTGGGTTGAAAAACGCGAACCTTTTGAGCTTTAGTGCGGATTCTGCAACCATTACAAGTAGTGTTGTGGAAGGGGATAAAGCCGTTAACGTTACGATGAATGGTGGGATTGTCCCAGCTTTAGCTAACTTTAATAATGCTCCGGTCTTATTAGCTGT
The DNA window shown above is from Enterococcus montenegrensis and carries:
- a CDS encoding NAD(P)H-hydrate epimerase; amino-acid sequence: MTQLVNVQQMKTCEQYTIDTIGIPSMVLMEKAALAVFAKLTNEKNDLSQILILCGSGNNGGDGFALARLLHLAGKNVTIYFAGNSDHLTKECRQQYNICQYYQIPILHHLETFLGFTIIIDSFLGIGATGELSTKAKNVIVQINNSKLPIVAIDVPSGIDASTGSSLGAFIRADTTITFQFKKTGFTVSPGSNACGNLHVVDIGISDAPLK
- a CDS encoding PLD nuclease N-terminal domain-containing protein; its protein translation is MQLNVHEYLPILIPLIILQLGLAIYAIIDVLKHPHYKFGNRIVWIIICAVFSFIGPIVYFAFGKGED
- the asnB gene encoding asparagine synthase (glutamine-hydrolyzing), with the protein product MCGIVGFVNSKDQKQEIIEDMMDRIVHRGPNSSGKYTDKNVALGFRRLSIIDLEGGSQPIYNEDRSKVIIFNGEIYNFQPLREQLIAAGHVFSTHADTEVLLHGYEEWGAELLQKVRGMFAFAIWDIEKQELFGARDHFGIKPYYYAEMNGTFMFGSEIKSFLPHPDFNKELNTAALKPYMTFQYSPLNGETFFKNVYRLPEGHYYTYKDGKLTIKEYWDADFTKKDDHSKEEWVEEIDKTVEASIAAHRIADVEVGAFLSSGVDSSYVTSVLRPDHSFSIGFDDKTYNEAIEARKLTKMLDLNNTAAVIDGDMSFKAFPLIQYHLDEPDSNPSCVPLYFLANLASQSVRVVQSGEGADELFAGYQTYGFHTNSKMVRVFAQGLKKLPKGMRYSIGRKFGKMSNFHGRIHLYEATAPARDFFIGHAKVFEEQEAASYLQPEFQNAPSVKEIMNPHFDQTKGIESEVNKMQYVDVHQWMPKDILLKADKLSMASSLELRVPLLDIEVMKLAQRIPAKYVMNQNNTKDAFRQAANRHLPEEWANREKLGFPVPIKAWLKEDHGYEEVKALFTADFAKQFFDQTKIMKLLDDHHEGKAEVQRKIWTIFTFLTWYKVYFIDEEIPTAKAITYETL
- a CDS encoding Cof-type HAD-IIB family hydrolase translates to MNKKLIAIDLDGTTLNAKSQISPKTEAVLKKAMATGHIVSIATGRPFRISEKFYHQLALNTPMVNFNGALVHVPYTKWAAESETLFSRDIVFEILKQKNDLQLDFVAAENRDTFYVDRLDFGSEYLFDNQKPTPDNLLENLKSNPTSMLIQTKTELAQTVSDTLKAQFSDYIDVRTWGGPNAILEIVAKGIQKARGVEIIADSMAIDRKDIIAFGDEHNDLEMLDYAGWGVAMKNASPEAKAISNDITTKSNDEDGLADYLEKYLAI
- a CDS encoding ABC transporter ATP-binding protein, yielding MTSMLTLQNVKKQFGSNLILDNLSFTIPKGSIFGFVGENGAGKTTTMKIILGLLAADSGSVTIAGQTVKYGDTTTNQKIGYLPDVPAFYDYLTATEYLSLCGRTSGMSKSELQLKIPSLLTKVGLQTTNQKISGFSRGMKQRLGLAQALLNEPQLLICDEPTSALDPLGRKEVLDILASLKNETTVLFSSHILADVEAICDHVAILNDGKIQLTGPLAEIKTAQPNHYELRFESPADTALFLKQNPQDWQQVAQKLVLPSLPQEDLGLQIIKRVATLNLVPLEFKLVEPTLEAIFLKVVTK
- a CDS encoding site-specific integrase, whose product is MLLFIPASLEWRSVDFENKCIHIRQTLARGKNKRLYLETPKTKHSNRSVALDDQTLAILKRWRVEQKALMLQFGHNTLEPNQLVFSGQESNSFIQLSKPRTWMLQTINKNKLREITIHGFRHTHATLLLEAGVSPKVISERLGHSSIQVTLDLYSHVTKKMEKEVPNVFAKVMSD
- a CDS encoding pyridoxamine 5'-phosphate oxidase family protein, whose translation is MRRKDREVTEVATIKQIVAQCLVLRLAMTQADYPYIVPVNFGYEWSGENDLTLFIHGAKTGLKLALLAKNNKIGFEMDCGQQLLIDEKKQSYSYAYQSIIGTGEALILTDEKKKRAALQKIVTHYDPKKEVVISNKALNATAVIAIKVNSLTAKVHTP
- a CDS encoding ABC transporter permease, whose translation is MKQLQLFLAKEFFANWRTKKIPILFIIALAVGILSPFLAKIMPDMMASLLPEKMTITLPASTSIDSWTQYYKNLPQFLLLAIVLLSTGIISTEVEKGTLIPFITKGLSRSVLVISKALYLFFIWTFTLFLSFVTNLGYTAYYFNDGKSPHLLLPLFGFWLYGSIILTATIFASSLAKNMGQSLLIVAVFYLISSLSGIFKKIDHYNPFILGTNSLNWLTGKSDFTPYWPGVMLAILLILLFIGLSLAIFRKRRL
- a CDS encoding nucleoid-associated protein, with the translated sequence MTLIISKMIVHKLNINNLRPVLNDTCIDLSNKDLQEALPFFQKHIINSRKQGAMKRCQFADIEDNSIRKSMTKIIEAQDTDELDGIFIEESRWLTQRLAERIRHSSSRSDGSLFVILYQDNEKKFVGLLKMDPNDGVQVNADLSITVRRDMLPSINEKLHKSALIELKEYRENEFHLFVLDKQKGINEARYFMEYFLNAKELSSDKNMTKFIQSEIVNSFDQLIEIASKPKLNSELRKRFLEQDKFDIDTDLEPILRPLLKEPFRNLDLAESISDFKDKILQVYPDAQFTFVPDEGVVKEVIFRTPNKNVEFRFSPTLTFEDDYFIEPRPNGDVIVTLKNGIGSELEQVHTRR